The following proteins come from a genomic window of Yinghuangia sp. ASG 101:
- a CDS encoding AAA family ATPase yields MTSDKRSGGGGVPPATPDWWVYHGDGRILRGDLDDVLMGPPPWRTFDGGPLQPRPPEDEAEITRRIGPRHGPSDARRPVNTDEADMVNAALYLRRPLLVTGRPGTGKSSLAYRVARELGLARVLRWPITSRSGVNSGIYQYDGIARAQDAATYRAEADAQPDRNPPERTGGKTRIGDYVRLGPLGTALLPYRLPRILLIDELDKSDMDLPNDLLNAIEEGEYEIPELVRAAAREPEVTVLTDDPGGSAVVRNGRVRCRAFPLIVITSNGEREFPPAFLRRCLRLELAAPDIEELAAMVATRFGVRDGARLDDIVRIFVAHSARQGGLPTDQLLNSVYLATSDRFARDDHWDRLVTALWRSLDATGPG; encoded by the coding sequence GTGACCAGTGACAAGCGGTCGGGCGGCGGAGGGGTGCCGCCGGCCACACCCGACTGGTGGGTCTACCACGGTGACGGGCGGATTCTGCGCGGAGACCTCGACGACGTCCTGATGGGCCCGCCGCCGTGGCGGACCTTCGACGGCGGGCCGCTGCAACCGCGCCCGCCCGAGGACGAGGCCGAGATCACCCGGCGCATCGGCCCGCGCCACGGGCCCTCCGACGCACGGCGTCCGGTCAACACCGACGAGGCCGACATGGTGAATGCGGCTTTGTACCTGCGACGGCCGCTTTTGGTGACCGGGCGGCCCGGAACCGGGAAATCCAGCCTCGCCTACCGCGTGGCCCGGGAACTCGGTCTGGCCCGGGTATTGCGGTGGCCGATCACCAGCCGTTCCGGTGTGAATTCCGGCATCTACCAGTACGACGGAATCGCCCGCGCGCAGGACGCCGCGACATATCGGGCGGAAGCCGACGCGCAGCCGGATCGAAATCCGCCCGAACGGACCGGGGGAAAGACCCGGATCGGCGATTACGTGCGCCTCGGACCGCTGGGCACGGCATTGCTGCCGTACCGCCTGCCCCGGATCCTGCTGATCGACGAACTCGACAAAAGCGACATGGACCTTCCGAACGACCTGCTGAATGCCATCGAGGAAGGCGAATACGAGATCCCCGAACTCGTCCGCGCCGCCGCGCGCGAGCCGGAGGTCACCGTCCTCACCGACGACCCCGGAGGCTCGGCGGTCGTCAGGAACGGCCGGGTGCGCTGTCGGGCCTTCCCGCTGATCGTCATCACCTCCAATGGCGAACGCGAATTCCCTCCCGCTTTTCTCCGGCGCTGCCTGCGCCTGGAATTGGCGGCGCCCGACATCGAGGAACTCGCCGCCATGGTCGCGACCCGGTTCGGCGTCAGGGACGGCGCCCGCCTCGACGACATCGTCCGCATCTTCGTCGCCCACAGCGCCCGCCAAGGCGGCCTGCCCACCGACCAACTTCTCAACAGCGTCTACCTCGCGACGTCCGACCGCTTCGCCCGGGACGACCACTGGGACCGCCTCGTCACCGCGTTGTGGCGCAGCCTCGACGCCACGGGGCCGGGATGA